CGGCTTCTCAATATAACGCAAATATTTTTTTAATTTTTTATACTGACTTACATTGCGTTTATATTTATAAAGCTTTAAAAATACAGGAGGCGGAATATTAGGGTCTGCCTTAGATACCTTTCTAATTACTTTTGAAAAACATAACAAGAAAAAATCCTTATAATCTTGAGAAATATCTACTTTATTAAGTACATGTTTTAGTTTTGATAATTGATAAATTGCACTTCTTGAAAACCATAATCTGCTATTAATAAAATTATGTGTTATAAAACTTCCAGGTTTAGTATTGTGGTAAATCCTATCAATCAATAAAAGTGATTCGTTTAATTTTCTATTATCCAGTGGCGTGGTTTTTACTTTTGATATTAACCTTGCTAGTGGATTTATTTCAACACCAACAGCTGACCTTCTAACGAAAGGATTTATTATTGATTCTAATAATATTGTTCCGCTTCCTGCAAAAGGGTCAAGAACATTTCCTTTGTGGGATTCAAAATCTTTTAATGATAAAAGATAAAATGCAATATGAGGAGAAACTCTTCCGGGATAAGCATGTATATAGTGTATAGATTTATCTCTATACGCATATCCATTTAACGATTGCCTTGTGTTTTTTCTAAAATCAAAATAAACAGGATTTTTTCCCTGTCTTATATATTGCTTCGATAAATTTTTTAACTGGTATTCTCTAACTATATCAGACATGATACAAACAATTAATATATTTCAGAAAATACACTTGATAAAAAGGGCAAATACATCCACCATAATCAGATGATATTTTGCCCGTCCGAGAGCGAAGTTAAGAGAAAAATGAAAACAGAAGATTTATACATATTCCCCCTAATATTTCTTTAAGTAGCATTAAAAATTCAACTCGTTTCATAATCCCGTAAACATTTTCACAGATTAAACACTTTCATCTTGACATTAAGCCCCCAAAACCTACGTAATTTTAAAAGAAGAAAATGTTTGATAATAGTTAGGGAGCTGCTTCTCCATTTCTATATCATCATTATATGTCTGAAGCATCTCAAGAGATTTATGGCGGGTAAAATTTGCAACTGTAAGTAAATTTCCATTATATGCTTTTATTAATTCAGTAGTGAAGAAATGACGGAAGCCGTGTGTAGATTTGCGTATGGCAAGTTCTTTCAACATGTTTCCGACAACGAAGCGAATACCGCGTGTACTGATTCCTTTGTTGAAATTGCTGAAGCTGTAGCTTAATATCAGCACACCGTCTTTTAATTTGTGCAATTGTAAATACTCTTTTGTTGCATGGACTGTGAATGGATGAAGGTGAATTTTATCTTTATCTTCTTGTCCCTTCCCAAGTATATATGCAATGGAATGTATTAAATCAATATCACCAATTTCAAGACGAGAAATTTCTATTTCCCGAAGACCTTGAATTGCAAGCAAGCAAAATAGAACTTTAAGACGGGAATTTTCTTTGTTAATAGGAAGAGATAACAGGTGTTTATGAATCACCATAGCTTCATCAGGGGAAATCCCAAATTTTTTATGCCTTTTCCCCTGCTTGAATCCTTTAATATTGGCTGTTATGTCTGTTGGTATTAATCCTCTCTTAAATAACTCACGCAAAAATATTCTTGCAACAGCAAGATATTTATTCTTTGTGGATAGTTTAATGTCTATCCTTTTTTCCAAATGACGTTTAAAATGCAAGAACGTATCAGGAGTTATTTCTTTACCACCCAAATATTCTAAAAACATTCCGATACGGGATTTATAATCCTTTCGGGTGTTTTCATCAGCATCAATAAGATCAAGTATTTCCTCTGCCTTTTTTTTCAATTCACCTGCTGGCAGAGAAACTGGAACTATGGTTGAATTATTAATTATCATTAACCTTCTATTGTCGTCTTTTTCAAGGACGATTGTCCAAATGCTTTTTTTGTATCGTTTATTCGGATCTATTGGACATTCGTTTTTGTCCTTTGTCCAATTGTTTTAATTGCGGCTAGTTATTTTTTAGTTTCAATACAATGAACAAGTATCAAAATTTGCTCGTCCCAGCGTCCCAGACGTACCATTTACTCTGATTTTTAAGTTTTGTCCAATCCTTACATAAATTGTCCCGCTTTCTTTGCAGGATAGCCAAATATGAAATAAAATAAAAAAATCAGAATTAAAATATTTACTGCAACTATGAGCCATTGTCCCGGGGAGTTTTTAGCAACATTATTTGCAGGATTAGCAAGTGATTTTTTATCATCTGAATAATTTTCTTCTTCAATAGTTTCCCGGCTGTCTTCCATTTCTTTTGCAAGAGATATTTTTCTTGCGACTGAAGATTTTGGAATGCCTGTTTTTTGGCTGATCTCCCGTAAAGAAAATCCATCCTCATGCAGTTTTACTATTTCCTCTTGTTCATTCATGCCGCTTTTCTTTTGCAAAATGGAAAGTGATTTTCATCAGAAAGATAATTGCCGCACGTGGCTTTTACCTCATCACTAGAAAGTTCTTTCCGCGATAATAATTTTAAAGCAACTTTAGCAGCAGCAGCGCAAATGTTTTTGTTGGTGCTGCCATCCGGTCGGGTAAACAACTCTTCTGCTTTCGTCAAAAAAAGTTTTCTGTATAACCGCTGTTGTTTGGGGCTTTCAGAAAGGATACTGATTAATTGAGTTGCCAAATCGAAGTCATATTGAGATCCTCTGCTATTCTCTGTACCGGTAAACTTTTTTTCCGCACAAAAGCCGGCATACAAAACGGTGAGAAAATTTTCCAATCTATTTTTTTGGAATGGAGTTGTAAGACATCTCTCCGGAGTTTTAATAAACCAAATTGAATTTGCAAACTGTTCAGAAATCCGAACTTCGCCATTAGAAAAATATTTTTTCTCTATATTAACAGAATCAAATGGGACATTTAACAAAAGAGAAGAAACAGCATGCCCGCTTTCATGAAACGCTGTGCTTACCGTACTCTTGTTTTCGCAAAACATTGAATGGCTTTTCTTTTAGAATTGAATGGATCGAAATAAAGGAACATTAAAAACTTGTTTTCTTACTCAAAGTCATTTTCGCGAACTTTTCGTTTCAATGACGTATATTCTCCAATGGGGTTTTTGAAAATTTGGTACAACGACATTTTACTTGTATTGTTAAATGTTTTTTTTACTTCATCAGCAGGACAAAAATAATGTAGTTTGTCTGTAAAAATG
Above is a genomic segment from Bacteroidota bacterium containing:
- a CDS encoding sigma-70 region 4 domain-containing protein, with protein sequence MNEQEEIVKLHEDGFSLREISQKTGIPKSSVARKISLAKEMEDSRETIEEENYSDDKKSLANPANNVAKNSPGQWLIVAVNILILIFLFYFIFGYPAKKAGQFM
- a CDS encoding site-specific integrase; protein product: MIINNSTIVPVSLPAGELKKKAEEILDLIDADENTRKDYKSRIGMFLEYLGGKEITPDTFLHFKRHLEKRIDIKLSTKNKYLAVARIFLRELFKRGLIPTDITANIKGFKQGKRHKKFGISPDEAMVIHKHLLSLPINKENSRLKVLFCLLAIQGLREIEISRLEIGDIDLIHSIAYILGKGQEDKDKIHLHPFTVHATKEYLQLHKLKDGVLILSYSFSNFNKGISTRGIRFVVGNMLKELAIRKSTHGFRHFFTTELIKAYNGNLLTVANFTRHKSLEMLQTYNDDIEMEKQLPNYYQTFSSFKIT